In Vigna radiata var. radiata cultivar VC1973A chromosome 3, Vradiata_ver6, whole genome shotgun sequence, the following proteins share a genomic window:
- the LOC106756997 gene encoding importin subunit alpha-1a-like: MSLRSGSGSAMGSGSGTATGSHSPTGVGSPARKKTYKNIPDGDKGKKKREDEITGIRKVKREEYLLKKRREAHTTQSRDKFLEDIPENAQKLWSENTDEELAATMNFGSLLELENPPIEEIVTAGVVPRFVEFLSREDTPRLQLESICVLTNLASGASQFTAVLVEHDVIPPLVNLLSCTDDDIREQTVGALGNIAGDSVNNRDLILIHGALLPLLSQLEPDSRLSMLRQASWCLSNLLRGKPSVDLEEVRPALPVLQLLVHFDDEEVVKNTCWALCYIVEGPYNSVQAVLELGVCPKLVELLHHPSGKVTLPALQALGNIAAGDDVQTQVVLDSRVLPSLHQLLMKEYKRRIFREICWVITNISGGTPSQIQAVVDANVVPFLVELLYIADFEVKKSAAWVIGNVSGKGTKENVRYLADQGCIKGLCELLPSPDLKLVLMCLEALENFLKMGKDDQSEDNVFVAKVKECEGVYEKIHNVLASGNRDITKVAWRLCERIWNENEPDSD, encoded by the exons ATGTCTCTGCGATCTGGTTCTGGTTCTGCTATGGGTTCAGGTTCTGGTACTGCTACTGGTTCACATTCTCCTACTGGTGTTGGTTCTCCTGCAAGAAAGAAAACCTATAAGAATATACCTGACGGAGACAAGGgtaagaaaaagagagaagatgaAATCACCGGCATCAGAAAGGTCAAACGCGAAGAATATCTTCTCAAGAAACGAAGAGAGGCTCATACCACCCAGTCCCGTGACAAG TTCTTGGAAGATATTCCTGAAAATGCACAGAAACTATGGTCTGAGAACACTGACGAGGAGTTGGCGGCAACCATGAACTTCGGAAGTCTGCTAGAGCTTG AGAACCCTCCAATTGAAGAAATCGTTACGGCGGGTGTTGTCCCTCGCTTTGTGGAGTTCTTGTCAAGGGAAGATACACCTCGGTTGCAG TTAGAGTCTATCTGTGTTCTAACTAATCTTGCTTCGGGAGCATCTCAATTCACAGCAGTTCTAGTAGAGCATGATGTCATTCCTCCTTTGGTGAATCTTCTCAGTTGTACCGATGATGATATCAGAGAACAG ACAGTAGGGGCTTTAGGGAACATCGCCGGTGATTCCGTAAACAATAGGGATCTTATTCTTATCCATGGTGCTCTCTTGCCTTTATTATCTCAGCTGGAACCAGATTCAAGATTGTCCATGTTGAGGCAGGCATCCTGGTGTTTATCTAATCTTCTCCGTGGAAAGCCTTCAGTTGATTTAGAAGAG GTAAGACCTGCATTACCGGTCCTTCAGCTACTAGTCCACTTCGACGATGAAGAAGTTGTAAAAAATACATGTTGGGCTCTCTGTTACATTGTGGAAGGCCCATATAACAGTGTTCAAGCTGTTCTTGAACTAGGAGTTTGCCCAAAACTTGTGGAGCTTCTGCA TCATCCATCAGGTAAAGTTACTTTACCTGCGCTTCAGGCTCTAGGAAATATTGCTGCCGGTGATGATGTTCAGACACAG GTTGTACTTGATAGCAGAGTGCTCCCGTCTCTTCACCAACTTCTTATGAAGGAATACAAAAGAAGAATCTTTAGAGAAATTTGTTGGGTAATCACAAATATCAGTGGTGGGACTCCATCTCAAATACAG GCTGTTGTTGATGCCAACGTTGTTCCTTTTCTTGTTGAGCTTCTTTATATTGCCGACTTTGAGGTGAAGAAGTCAGCAGCGTGGGTGATTGGCAATGTGTCTGGCAAAGGAACTAAGGAGAATGTTAG GTACCTGGCTGATCAAGGTTGCATTAAGGGACTATGTGAACTCTTGCCTAGTCCAGACCTAAAACTTGTGTTAATGTGTTTGGAGGCGCTGGAGAACTTTTTGAAGATGGGAAAAGATGACCAGAGTGAAGACAATGTTTTTGTTGCCAAGGTCAAGGAATGTGAGGGAGTATATGAAAAGATTCATAATGTGTTAGCAAGTGGAAACAGGGATATTACAAAAGTAGCTTGGAGGCTTTGTGAAAGAATCTGGAATGAGAATGAGCCAGATTCGGATTAG
- the LOC106756996 gene encoding importin subunit alpha-4-like, which yields MSLRPSSSSGSPSKTRRKMYKGGIDAEESRRRREKDLVSIRKIKRQTTLLKKREEPEERTFDTLLDAVPEIVKRICDEYPQRQLEATAYLRTILTIGDPAPPLDDLVKHGILPRFVELLSRDDEPNLQVQVLWVISDFVFTSYQHKSAVVEVGVVPFLVNLVSSSHDDIREEAIWILGNIVGDSPEFRDPILSHGAVMPLLCQLQPHSPLHIIKAATFTLSVLLRGIPPVDFELVKIVLPALQRLLHETDEDVLTDTCWTLNYLSEGPMDNVQAIIELGVCPKLVQLLQFPSDEVIVPALGALGNIAAAGEAHTQAVIDANIIPALVKVVRNAEFEVKKEAVCAIFNVTSKGSDENIRVLAAEGCIEALCELLTCPDPKLVRVCLEGLVNILAFGEANKDEKGNVFAQRVEECGGLDNIETLHLHENNDIHTRALWISDCFRAQNELEDSNMSFSLLDFSLIQHLQE from the exons ATGTCTCTGCGACCCAGTTCGAGCTCTGGTTCTCCTTCGAAGACAAGGAGAAAAATGTATAAGGGTGGAATTGACGCAGAAGAGAGTCGGAGAAGGAGGGAAAAAGACCTTGTCAGCATCAGAAAAATCAAACGCCAAACCACTCTTCTCAAGAAACGAGAAGAACCAGAAGAACGTACCTTTGATACG CTACTGGATGCTGTTCCTGAGATAGTGAAACGTATATGTGATGAGTATCCTCAGAGACAATTGGAGGCAACTGCTTACTTAAGAACTATTTTAACAATTGGTG ACCCGGCCCCTCCACTTGATGACCTCGTTAAGCATGGTATCCTCCCTCGCTTTGTGGAGTTATTATCAAGGGACGATGAACCTAATTTGCAG GTACAAGTTCTGTGGGTTATATCCGATTTTGTTTTCACATCATACCAACACAAAAGTGCTGTGGTTGAAGTTGGTGTTGTTCCTTTCTTGGTCAATCTTGTCTCTAGTAGCCATGATGATATAAGAGAAGAG GCAATATGGATTTTAGGAAACATTGTTGGTGACTCCCCAGAATTTAGGGATCCTATTCTTAGCCATGGTGCTGTCATGCCATTACTATGTCAGTTGCAACCACATTCACCATTGCATATAATAAAGGCTGCTACGTTTACTTTATCTGTTTTGCTCCGTGGAATACCTCCAGTAGATTTTGAACTG GTAAAGATTGTCTTACCTGCTCTTCAGCGACTCCTCCATGAGACCGATGAAGATGTTTTAACAGATACATGCTGGACTTTAAATTACCTTTCGGAAGGTCCTATGGACAATGTTCAAGCTATTATTGAATTAGGAGTTTGCCCAAAACTTGTGCAACTTCTTCA GTTTCCATCAGATGAAGTTATTGTACCTGCACTTGGGGCTTTAGGAAATATTGCTGCTGCTGGTGAGGCTCATACACAG GCTGTGATCGATGCCAACATTATTCCTGCTCTTGTTAAAGTTGTCCGTAATGCTGAGTTTGAGGTGAAGAAGGAGGCTGTCTGCGCGATCTTCAATGTCACTTCTAAAGGATCTGATGAGAATATAAG GGTCCTTGCGGCTGAGGGTTGCATTGAGGCACTATGTGAACTCTTGACCTGTCCAGATCCAAAGCTGGTGAGAGTTTGTCTGGAGGGACTGGTGAACATTTTGGCATTTGGAGAAGCTAACAAGGATGAGAAAGGCAATGTTTTTGCTCAAAGGGTTGAGGAATGTGGAGGATTGGACAATATTGAAACATTGCACCTTCATGAGAACAATGACATTCATACCAGAGCTCTGTGGATTTCGGATTGCTTTCGAGCACAGAATGAGTTGGAAGATTCCAATATGAGCTTCAGCCTGCTTGATTTTTCACTCATACAACACTTACAAGAGtaa
- the LOC106757663 gene encoding uncharacterized protein LOC106757663 — protein MALVAEDVKSRSEVYHGDEICQVKSKELLKEIALPNGLLPLKDIEECGYDRETGFVWLKQKKSYTHKFEKIGKLVSYAPEVTAHVEKGKISKLTGVKTKELLLWITLSDIYVDDPPTGKITFKTPAGLFRSFPVSAFEIEEQAQASKRVEEPAAAVQVKEV, from the coding sequence ATGGCTCTGGTAGCAGAGGATGTCAAGAGCAGATCGGAGGTGTACCACGGCGACGAAATCTGCCAGGTGAAGTCCAAAGAGCTACTCAAGGAAATCGCTCTCCCCAATGGTCTCTTGCCCCTCAAAGACATAGAAGAGTGCGGTTACGACCGAGAAACCGGTTTCGTCTGGCTCAAACAGAAGAAGAGTTACACTCACAAGTTCGAAAAAATCGGTAAACTTGTGTCCTACGCGCCGGAGGTCACTGCTCATGTAGAAAAGGGAAAGATCTCCAAGCTCACCGGTGTGAAGACGAAGGAGCTCTTGCTCTGGATCACGCTCAGTGACATCTACGTCGATGACCCTCCCACCGGCAAAATCACCTTCAAAACCCCCGCTGGGCTATTTCGGTCTTTTCCTGTCTCCGCCTTCGAGATTGAGGAGCAGGCTCAGGCGAGTAAGCGCGTGGAGGAGCCAGCTGCGGCTGTGCAAGTGAAAGAGGTCTGA
- the LOC106757439 gene encoding transcription factor bHLH149 gives MASFHPNLHSVTSSQQSNHKKRRKLPHHASAPSPWTSQTEHRIYATNLLHALRRSSPSAASDIRAAADRALAATAKGRTRWSRAILANPFGRWKGRHHMKARKSRAGLMKKRTPEIRRTAPPLQKKARSLGRLVPGCRRVSFPKLLEEAGDYISALEMQVRAMTALADLLAGGPSPPAPLRLS, from the coding sequence ATGGCGTCTTTCCACCCCAACCTCCATTCTGTTACGTCATCGCAACAATCCAATCACAAGAAGCGCCGCAAACTCCCGCACCACGCTTCCGCTCCCTCTCCATGGACCTCCCAAACCGAACACCGCATCTACGCCACCAATCTCCTCCACGCGCTCCGCCGTAGCAGCCCTTCCGCTGCCAGCGATATCCGCGCAGCCGCCGACCGTGCCCTCGCCGCCACGGCCAAAGGCCGAACTCGCTGGAGCCGCGCGATTCTCGCAAATCCGTTTGGCCGGTGGAAGGGGAGGCACCACATGAAGGCCAGGAAGTCCCGCGCTggattgatgaagaagaggacgCCGGAGATTCGGAGAACGGCCCCGCCGCTGCAGAAGAAAGCGCGCTCTCTCGGACGGTTAGTCCCTGGTTGTCGGAGGGTGTCGTTCCCGAAGCTTCTAGAAGAAGCCGGTGATTATATCTCTGCCTTGGAGATGCAAGTGCGAGCCATGACGGCTCTCGCCGACCTTCTCGCCGGCGGCCCCTCGCCCCCCGCTCCTCTCCGTTTGAGTTGA
- the LOC106756995 gene encoding importin subunit alpha-3-like, which translates to MLVRNGLILVRYPSDRVILPALEALGNIAAAGEAHTQFLIDNQLLPCLRQLLTREYTKTIFKEASWTIAVITSWTGAQVQAVIDANIIPALVKIVHNAEFEVKKEAACAIYNVTCIGSEDNIRFLAAEGCIEALCELLTCPEPKLLGICLGCLVIILAVGNADKDEKGNVFAQRLEECGGLDKVETLQLHENNDIHKRALCISDFFRAEN; encoded by the exons ATGTTAGTGAGAAATGGCTTGATCCTTGTCAG GTACCCATCAGATAGAGTTATTCTACCTGCACTTGAGGCTTTAGGAAATATTGCTGCTGCTGGTGAGGCTCATACACAG tttctgatcgaTAATCAATTGCTCCCGTGTCTTCGCCAACTCCTTACGCGTGAATACACAAAAACCATATTTAAAGAAGCTAGTTGGACAATCGCAGTTATCACATCTTGGACTGGAGCTCAAGTACAG GCTGTGATCGATGCCAACATTATTCCTGCTCTTGTTAAAATTGTCCATAATGCTGAGTTTGAGGTGAAGAAGGAGGCTGCCTGCGCGATCTACAATGTCACTTGTATAGGATCTGAAGACAATATCAG GTTCCTTGCGGCTGAGGGTTGTATTGAGGCACTATGTGAACTCTTGACCTGTCCAGAACCAAAGCTTTTGGGAATTTGTCTGGGGTGCCTGGTGATCATTTTGGCAGTTGGAAATGCTGACAAGGATGAGAAAGGCAATGTTTTTGCTCAAAGGCTTGAGGAATGTGGAGGATTGGACAAGGTTGAAACATTGCAACTTCATGAGAACAATGACATTCATAAGAGAGCTCTGTGCATTTCGGATTTCTTTCGAGCAGAGAATTAG